The DNA region GGAAAGCGGCTGCAGGAAAGGAACTCCCCGCTCCGGGAACGTTTGATGAGCATTTTCCCCTCGTGGCAGACATCGCAGACAAGCTCGGTTTCCTGCACGAAGGCCTTCTTTTCCGCCTTGACGTCCACTTCCTTGATCAGCTTGGTCAGTTCGTCGTAATAGTCTCTCACCAATTCATGCCAGATCGCCTTGCCCAGTTCCACTTCGTCCAGTTTGTCCTCCATTTGCGCGGTGAACCGGACATTGAAGATGCTATCGAATTTATCGACCAGAAAGCGGTTGACGTCCGTTCCCAGGTCCGTGGGATAGAAGCTCTTTTTCTCCATGCCGACGTAGGCGCGCTTGCGGATCGTGCTGATTATGGAGGAATAAGTTGAAGGGCGTCCGATGCCCTTGGCTTCGAGTTCCTTGATCAGCGAGGCTTCCGTATAGCGCGGCGGCGGGGTCGTGAAATGCTGGGATTTTTCCAGCGCGTCGTGTTCCAGGCCATCCTCTTTGGCGTAGTCCGGATGGACCTGTTCGCCGGGAATGATCATCACATGGGGATAGGCCTTCATAAAGCCTTCATCCAGGATCCGGTTTCCGCTGGCTGAAAACCGCGCTTTGCCCAGGGAGACCTGAACGCTCGTATGCTCCAGGGTCACGGGCTTCATCTGGGTGGCGACGAAGCGCTGCCAGATCAGAGTGTACAGCTTAAGCTGGTCCTTGCTGAGGCTGGCCGCGATGCTTTCAGGAGTGTGGAAAGCGTCGGTGGGCCGGATCGCTTCGTGGGCGTCCTGGGCGCTGGACTTGTTTTTGTAAACCCGGGTGCTGGAATGAAGCAGTTCTTTGCCGAAGCGGTCCTTGACCAGGGCCTGGCAGTTTTCCAAGGCTTCCTTGGCCACGCGCAGGCTGTCGGTCCTCATGTAGGTGATCAAGCCTGTGCGTTCGCCCTTCAGGTCGATCCCCTCATACAGTTCCTGGGCGATCTTCATCGTCTTTTCAGTCGGCAAACCAAGGATCTTGGAGGCTTCCTGCTGCAGGGTGCTGGTGATGAAAGGCGGCTGGGGCTCGATCTTGCGGGGTCCGCGCTTGACTTCTTTCAAGATGGCTGCGGCAGATCCGATCTCGCCTATGATCTCCAGGGCTTTGGCTTCATCCGGGATCTCGATCTTCTCGCCCTGCCACTTATCCAGGCTGGCCTTGAAAGGCGGCAGTTCCCCTTTCCAGAAATTGGCCTCCAGCTTCCAGAACTCCCTGGGCACGAAATCCGTTACTTCCTTCTCCCGCTCGCAGATCAGGCGCAGGGCAACGGATTGGACCCGGCCGGCGCTGAGGTCCTTGGCAATGACTTTCCAGAGCAGCGGAGATACGCTGTAACCCACGATCCGGTCCAGGACACGGCGGGCCTGTTGGGAATCCACTTTGGCCATGTCCACTTCACCGGGGTTCTCCACCGACTTGTTTATCGCGCTGGAAGTGATCTCATTGAAGACTATGCGATAGACCTTTTTTCCCACCAGCTCCTTTTCCAGGACTTTGGTCAGATGCCAGGCTATGGCTTCGCCCTCGCGGTCGTGGTCGCTGGCCATGTATACGGAATCCGCCTCTTTGGCCGCGGCGCGGAGTTCCCCGATCACCTTGGCCTTGGCTTTGTCGGTTTCATATACCGGAAGGAAATTATGCTCTATGTCGACTCCCAGAGCGTGTTTGGGCAGGTCGCGGATGTGTCCCATGGAGGCTTTGACCGCAAATTGGTTGTGCAAGAATTTGGAGATCGTGTTTGCCTTGGCAGGCGATTCAACTATTATCAGGCCTTTGGGCATATCATATCCTTATCTATTAACTTTTTATCTAATTGTCATCTTCAAAGCGGCCGCAGCATTTTTTGTACTTCTTGCCGCTGCCGCAGGGGCAGGGATCGTTTCTGCCCACTTTCCGGGCCACGCGCACGGGTCGCTGCTTTTCCCCGCTTTCCTGGTAGGGCCCGGAAAACTGGGGCGCCTCGCTTACGTTCTGCTGCCCGGAAACCTGCAGTTCCTGCGCCCGGATGAAAGCGTTCACATCCTCATGCTTGAGTTTTGAGTCCTTCAGCATGCTCTCCATCTGTTCCTGCGAGAGGATGTAAGTGGTGAAGACCTTGCGGGCCACATTTTCCTGAATGCGGGTGATGAGGCTTTGGAAGAGGTCGAAGCTTTCCCGCTTGTATTCGAGGACGGGATCTTTGTTCGCGTAGGCGCGCAGATGCACGCCGTCCTTGAGCAGGTCCATTTCGTGCAGGTGATCGCGCCATTCATTGTCCACAACTTCCAGCATGCTGCGGCGCTCAATGTCCCGCAGCACTTCGTCGCCGACCTG from Candidatus Syntrophosphaera sp. includes:
- the topA gene encoding type I DNA topoisomerase produces the protein MPKGLIIVESPAKANTISKFLHNQFAVKASMGHIRDLPKHALGVDIEHNFLPVYETDKAKAKVIGELRAAAKEADSVYMASDHDREGEAIAWHLTKVLEKELVGKKVYRIVFNEITSSAINKSVENPGEVDMAKVDSQQARRVLDRIVGYSVSPLLWKVIAKDLSAGRVQSVALRLICEREKEVTDFVPREFWKLEANFWKGELPPFKASLDKWQGEKIEIPDEAKALEIIGEIGSAAAILKEVKRGPRKIEPQPPFITSTLQQEASKILGLPTEKTMKIAQELYEGIDLKGERTGLITYMRTDSLRVAKEALENCQALVKDRFGKELLHSSTRVYKNKSSAQDAHEAIRPTDAFHTPESIAASLSKDQLKLYTLIWQRFVATQMKPVTLEHTSVQVSLGKARFSASGNRILDEGFMKAYPHVMIIPGEQVHPDYAKEDGLEHDALEKSQHFTTPPPRYTEASLIKELEAKGIGRPSTYSSIISTIRKRAYVGMEKKSFYPTDLGTDVNRFLVDKFDSIFNVRFTAQMEDKLDEVELGKAIWHELVRDYYDELTKLIKEVDVKAEKKAFVQETELVCDVCHEGKMLIKRSRSGEFLSCSRFPACKNSKSFTRDKDGKIVISVPKALEEKCPQCGSPLMERTGKFGEFIACSNYPKCKYSRPKTTGIACPECGTGEIVQRRNKKGSVFYSCTRYPDCKWISNDKPVPIPCPECGNPYLVEKSSKARGNFKQCPKCKITME